Below is a window of Hydrogenimonas sp. DNA.
CAGTTGAGTGATTGCGATGTAGTCGTAGTGACTGCAGGAAGCCCGAGACTTCCGGGCATGAGCCGCGACGACCTGCTTCTGAAAAATGCGGAGATCACCAGAGAGGTGGTGAGAGATATAAAGACTTTCTCGCCGAACGCCATCATCATCATGGTATCGAATCCGCTAGATGCCATGACCTATGTAGCTCTCAAAGAGAGCGGCTTCGAAAGAAATCGGATTTTGGGGATGGCCGGCATACTCGACAGTTCACGTATGGCCTACTTCATTCAGGAGAAACTCGGATACGGAGCGGGACAGATAAGAGCCTCCGTCATGGGCGGCCACGGAGACGATATGGTTCCCCTTCCGCGCTACTCTACGGTCGCCGGCGTACCGCTCAACGATCTGCTGACGGACGAAGAGATCGACGAGATCGTAGAGAGAACCAAGCACGGCGGTGCGGAGATCGTAGGTTATCTCAAGACCGGCTCCGCATACTACGCCCCTGCCAAAGCTACTACC
It encodes the following:
- a CDS encoding malate dehydrogenase — protein: MGKGKRVGIVGAGNVGSTAAFILAMNGVCHEIILRDNKIDIAKGKALDMSQAAAAARSHTIVSVAEEPSQLSDCDVVVVTAGSPRLPGMSRDDLLLKNAEITREVVRDIKTFSPNAIIIMVSNPLDAMTYVALKESGFERNRILGMAGILDSSRMAYFIQEKLGYGAGQIRASVMGGHGDDMVPLPRYSTVAGVPLNDLLTDEEIDEIVERTKHGGAEIVGYLKTGSAYYAPAKATTIMVEAILKDTKQIYPCAVYLDGEYGYSDVVSGVPVSIGANGAEDIINVSLNACERKMFRKSVESVKSLIDALDSHNFFGES